One Elusimicrobiota bacterium DNA window includes the following coding sequences:
- the tsaE gene encoding tRNA (adenosine(37)-N6)-threonylcarbamoyltransferase complex ATPase subunit type 1 TsaE, which translates to MLEKPRLSATFKSASTADTLRLAGLFARGLKGGAVLSLEGPIGAGKTFFVKGLAIALGAKKLPVSASFNLMRTYAAGLKIYHFDLFRVAPEEIENVGIEDYLGLEDGVSALEWAAPARRLFERLDFTELSFSLLGGDSRMVLAQAHGPESRRLIERVKKEWEKK; encoded by the coding sequence ATGCTGGAAAAACCCCGGCTTTCAGCCACTTTTAAAAGCGCCTCAACCGCCGATACTCTGCGCCTGGCCGGGCTGTTCGCCCGCGGGTTAAAAGGAGGGGCCGTGCTGTCGCTTGAAGGGCCGATAGGCGCGGGCAAAACCTTTTTCGTAAAAGGCCTGGCAATCGCTCTCGGAGCGAAAAAGCTGCCTGTCAGCGCAAGTTTCAATTTAATGAGAACCTATGCGGCCGGACTTAAAATTTACCATTTTGACCTGTTCCGTGTGGCGCCGGAAGAAATTGAAAACGTAGGTATTGAAGATTATCTGGGGCTTGAGGACGGGGTGAGCGCGCTTGAATGGGCCGCTCCCGCCCGCCGGCTTTTTGAAAGGCTGGATTTCACGGAACTTTCGTTCTCTCTTCTTGGCGGAGATTCCAGAATGGTGCTTGCGCAGGCCCACGGCCCGGAAAGCCGCCGACTGATCGAGCGGGTAAAAAAAGAATGGGAAAAGAAATAA
- a CDS encoding RcpC/CpaB family pilus assembly protein, with protein MKTVTIGLALVACLAACGALYANENKAPAKDAKSVSESGSAPALDPSDMPALKDRVEYAGDAEVSTGPVEYPYIGLVPGYRGTSIPAPGDQLLYVKKGDRVDVLVTFDTVTAKEVKEKVTATILQNVIVINVKRPDNVKDMGAIELLCNPNEAQYLALSEAQGKTSIAVRAPGDVEMHPMEMASFRKLIK; from the coding sequence ATGAAAACTGTAACGATAGGACTTGCGTTAGTAGCGTGTCTGGCGGCATGCGGGGCGCTATACGCTAACGAGAACAAAGCGCCGGCGAAGGACGCAAAATCCGTATCGGAGAGCGGCAGCGCGCCGGCGCTGGATCCGTCGGACATGCCGGCTTTAAAAGACAGGGTGGAATACGCCGGAGACGCCGAGGTCTCTACCGGACCCGTGGAGTATCCCTATATCGGGCTTGTCCCCGGCTATCGCGGAACCTCCATACCCGCGCCGGGCGACCAGCTTCTGTATGTCAAAAAAGGAGACCGCGTGGATGTGCTTGTGACTTTTGACACCGTGACCGCGAAGGAAGTGAAAGAGAAGGTGACCGCCACCATACTTCAGAATGTCATCGTGATAAATGTTAAAAGACCGGACAATGTGAAGGATATGGGTGCCATAGAGCTTCTCTGTAATCCGAACGAGGCGCAGTACCTGGCGCTGAGCGAGGCGCAGGGAAAAACCAGCATCGCCGTGCGCGCGCCCGGAGATGTCGAGATGCATCCGATGGAGATGGCCAGCTTCCGTAAGCTGATAAAATAG
- a CDS encoding NAD(P)H-hydrate dehydratase, translating into MKTEKLTPSFIKKLLPPREKNTHKGDYGRLLIIAGSKGMTGAAVIAARAALRAGAGLVTLACPDSEQPVMAACAPDVITFPASSSGGVFSLKAAAEILDWQKEKKYDLILIGPGLSIKGQIPDFVINLVHKSGLPAVIDADALNALALTGALELLRKGLPKIITPHEGEAAKLLGGAVEKRSAAALKLAELSGSVVVLKGPKTLVAYDGRLIENNTGGPALAKGGSGDALAGLISGFFAQAGVKKGFTSKTAFESAAAGVYLHGRCGDLAAREFTERCVLASELADFLPEVLRSLGAR; encoded by the coding sequence ATGAAAACAGAAAAACTCACGCCGTCTTTTATTAAAAAACTGTTGCCGCCCAGGGAAAAAAACACCCACAAGGGCGATTACGGCAGACTGCTTATTATTGCCGGCTCTAAAGGCATGACGGGCGCCGCGGTCATAGCGGCGCGGGCGGCGCTTAGGGCTGGAGCCGGTCTTGTAACACTCGCCTGCCCGGACAGCGAACAACCGGTAATGGCCGCCTGCGCGCCTGATGTTATTACTTTCCCGGCTTCCTCCAGCGGCGGCGTTTTTTCCCTTAAAGCCGCGGCTGAAATACTCGATTGGCAGAAAGAAAAAAAATACGACCTGATTTTGATAGGGCCCGGCCTGTCTATTAAGGGCCAAATCCCCGATTTTGTCATCAACCTTGTTCATAAGTCCGGTTTGCCCGCTGTTATAGACGCCGATGCCCTGAACGCTTTGGCGCTGACAGGCGCTTTGGAACTGTTGAGAAAAGGCCTGCCCAAAATAATTACGCCGCATGAAGGCGAAGCCGCAAAGCTCCTCGGAGGAGCGGTTGAAAAAAGGTCCGCGGCGGCTTTGAAGCTGGCGGAACTTAGCGGTTCCGTTGTGGTTCTTAAAGGACCTAAAACACTTGTCGCGTATGACGGGCGGTTAATTGAAAATAATACCGGCGGTCCCGCTCTCGCAAAGGGCGGTTCAGGCGACGCGCTGGCGGGTCTTATTTCCGGCTTTTTCGCTCAGGCCGGGGTAAAAAAGGGATTTACCTCCAAAACCGCTTTTGAAAGCGCGGCCGCGGGCGTTTACCTGCATGGCCGCTGCGGCGATCTGGCCGCGCGCGAATTTACCGAACGCTGTGTGCTTGCTTCGGAACTTGCGGATTTTTTGCCGGAGGTCCTTCGTTCGCTGGGGGCGCGATGA
- the thiL gene encoding thiamine-phosphate kinase: MKLSDLGEAGLLTRIEKHFKFPKDSRLLLGPGDDCAVLRQSSGKALVITTDEIVEGTHFLMRFSTPEDLAAKLIRINLSDLAAMGPVRPVSCVAGAGLNSGLPLSFITRFLKKLKSEALRFGITVAGGNLAGARENHFYLTVWGEAVFSGLITRYGARPGDFIFNVGPLGEAAAGLELLKSSDKKNIEKFKRLVKSFWRPEPQLRAGRLLGENKLASAMLDNSDGLARSAVIIAGLSKCRTALDLPEEAASKELKRYAAMKGRDWRSYALKGGEDFGLVFTVPERKTALLKKLLPAAVCVGRIEKGRGSVIENYAGKTPAFSHF, encoded by the coding sequence ATGAAACTTTCAGACCTCGGCGAAGCCGGCCTGCTTACGCGCATAGAAAAACATTTTAAATTCCCGAAAGATTCCCGCCTGCTGCTTGGGCCGGGCGATGATTGCGCGGTTTTACGCCAGTCTTCAGGCAAAGCTCTGGTTATTACCACGGACGAGATAGTGGAAGGAACCCATTTTTTGATGCGTTTTTCCACGCCTGAGGATCTGGCGGCCAAGCTTATACGCATAAACTTAAGCGACTTGGCCGCCATGGGGCCGGTGCGGCCGGTTTCCTGCGTGGCAGGCGCGGGTCTTAACAGCGGTCTGCCGCTTTCCTTTATAACCCGGTTTTTAAAGAAGCTGAAAAGCGAAGCTCTGCGCTTCGGCATAACCGTGGCCGGCGGCAATCTGGCGGGCGCCAGAGAAAACCATTTCTATCTTACCGTATGGGGTGAGGCCGTGTTTTCAGGCCTGATTACGCGTTATGGAGCCCGGCCGGGAGACTTTATTTTCAATGTGGGTCCGCTTGGCGAAGCGGCCGCCGGGCTTGAATTGCTTAAGTCGTCTGATAAAAAAAATATTGAAAAATTCAAAAGGCTCGTGAAAAGTTTCTGGCGGCCCGAGCCCCAGCTTCGCGCGGGGCGGCTTTTGGGCGAAAACAAATTAGCCTCGGCCATGCTTGATAATTCCGACGGCCTCGCGCGCAGCGCGGTGATAATAGCCGGGCTGTCAAAATGCAGAACGGCGCTTGATCTGCCCGAGGAGGCGGCTTCAAAAGAGCTTAAACGCTACGCCGCAATGAAGGGCCGCGACTGGCGTTCTTACGCGCTTAAAGGCGGGGAGGATTTCGGCCTGGTGTTCACCGTTCCGGAGCGAAAGACCGCGCTTTTAAAAAAACTTCTGCCGGCGGCGGTTTGCGTCGGACGGATCGAGAAAGGCCGCGGCTCGGTTATTGAAAATTATGCTGGAAAAACCCCGGCTTTCAGCCACTTTTAA
- a CDS encoding pyridoxine 5'-phosphate synthase, producing the protein MKSVKLGVNIDHIATLRQARKEKNPDPLEAARVALSSGADMVVMHIRADRRHIQDCDVEHVRQDMRGILHLEMAATAEMEKFALKYRPDSVCLVPESAAEVTTQGGMKMTGKLVELEKIVKSLSRAGIEVSLFLDAEPQAIRAAHNIGADTVELCTSKYSESWGKKLQVKELEKLQLASFLVKELEMHLHAGHGLDYYNVSAVARIDGMECMNIGYSIISRAMFVGLKNAVAEMKRLIQ; encoded by the coding sequence ATGAAAAGCGTAAAACTGGGTGTCAACATAGACCATATCGCCACGCTGCGTCAGGCCCGGAAGGAAAAAAATCCGGACCCGCTTGAAGCGGCGCGCGTGGCCTTAAGTTCCGGAGCCGATATGGTGGTAATGCACATAAGGGCTGACCGGCGCCATATACAGGATTGCGACGTTGAGCATGTGCGCCAGGATATGCGGGGGATTTTGCACCTTGAAATGGCCGCCACTGCCGAAATGGAAAAATTCGCCTTAAAATACCGCCCCGATTCCGTGTGTCTCGTGCCTGAGAGCGCGGCGGAAGTTACCACACAGGGCGGAATGAAAATGACGGGCAAACTTGTCGAGCTTGAAAAAATAGTCAAAAGCCTTTCCCGCGCCGGCATAGAGGTGAGCCTTTTCCTGGACGCGGAGCCGCAGGCCATAAGGGCGGCCCATAACATAGGCGCCGACACCGTAGAATTGTGTACCAGCAAATATTCCGAGTCCTGGGGAAAGAAGCTGCAGGTCAAAGAGCTGGAAAAACTGCAGCTGGCTTCCTTCCTGGTCAAAGAGCTTGAAATGCATCTGCACGCCGGCCACGGCCTTGACTATTATAACGTGTCTGCGGTCGCGCGCATTGACGGCATGGAGTGCATGAATATAGGATACTCCATAATCTCCCGCGCGATGTTCGTTGGCCTGAAAAACGCAGTGGCCGAGATGAAACGGCTGATACAATAA
- the glmM gene encoding phosphoglucosamine mutase yields MERLFGTDGIRGVPWKYPFTVDFIRKIGSAASLVLSGYKRGPHARPVALIGMDSRVSGRSIKKALVEGLSAHNFKILDLGIISTPAVSYLVKRENADFGIVISASHNPPEFNGIKFFSGAGLKLSDAIEAKIEKLLLSGRDLPFKTSGLDIHKKDYSADYEDFIKSTLPPGFSLKGLKIVLDCANGAAYKIAPRIFRDLGADLKVIGDKPNGKNINLGCGALYTDKMAAATVRAGAFCGVSFDGDADRCIFSDEKGMALDGDHLMAMGAAYLLEKGRLTNRKVALTFMSNYGLIKYLETLGVKTAQVPVGDKNVTDAMEKEDLKIGGESSGHIIFREFSATGDGILTAVQILAAARDLGRPLSWFKNRWKRFPQRLDALRVAHKPPLHAVRGFSDKVSRFEKQLKGNGRIFIRYSGTEPLLRILVEGKSRTEIKDIAEDLLSHYKKHSGALAGKK; encoded by the coding sequence ATGGAAAGACTGTTCGGCACTGACGGGATCAGGGGCGTCCCCTGGAAATATCCGTTTACCGTTGATTTTATAAGGAAAATCGGCTCCGCCGCCTCGCTGGTCCTTTCAGGGTATAAAAGGGGCCCCCACGCGCGCCCGGTAGCGCTGATAGGCATGGATTCAAGGGTCTCCGGCCGGAGTATAAAAAAAGCTTTGGTCGAGGGCTTGTCGGCTCATAATTTCAAAATACTTGATCTGGGGATTATCTCCACTCCCGCGGTTTCCTACCTTGTTAAAAGAGAAAACGCCGATTTCGGCATAGTTATTTCCGCAAGCCATAATCCGCCTGAATTCAACGGTATAAAGTTCTTTTCCGGCGCCGGCCTCAAGCTCAGCGACGCGATCGAGGCGAAAATAGAAAAGCTTTTGCTTTCCGGCCGTGATCTCCCTTTTAAAACTTCAGGGCTGGATATCCATAAAAAAGATTATTCCGCCGACTACGAGGATTTCATAAAAAGCACCCTGCCGCCCGGGTTCAGTCTTAAAGGCCTTAAAATCGTTTTAGACTGCGCCAACGGCGCCGCTTACAAAATAGCGCCGCGTATTTTCAGGGATCTGGGGGCCGATTTAAAAGTGATCGGCGACAAGCCGAACGGCAAGAACATAAACCTGGGCTGCGGGGCGCTGTATACCGATAAAATGGCGGCCGCCACCGTTCGGGCGGGGGCTTTCTGCGGCGTAAGTTTTGACGGAGACGCGGACCGCTGTATTTTTTCGGATGAAAAAGGCATGGCGCTGGACGGGGATCATCTTATGGCCATGGGAGCCGCGTATCTGCTTGAAAAGGGCCGCCTTACCAACCGGAAGGTGGCCCTTACCTTTATGTCGAATTATGGCCTGATAAAATATCTTGAAACCCTTGGCGTGAAAACGGCGCAGGTGCCTGTGGGCGACAAAAATGTGACCGACGCCATGGAAAAAGAGGACCTGAAAATAGGCGGGGAGTCCAGCGGGCATATAATTTTCCGCGAGTTCTCGGCCACGGGCGACGGGATACTTACCGCGGTGCAGATCCTGGCCGCCGCGCGCGACCTGGGCAGACCCCTGAGCTGGTTTAAAAACCGCTGGAAGCGGTTTCCCCAGCGCCTGGATGCGCTCCGGGTAGCCCACAAACCGCCGCTTCACGCGGTGCGCGGTTTCAGCGATAAGGTCTCCAGATTTGAAAAGCAGCTCAAGGGCAACGGGCGTATTTTTATCAGATATTCCGGCACCGAGCCGCTGCTGCGGATCTTGGTGGAGGGGAAATCCCGGACTGAAATAAAAGATATAGCCGAAGATCTGCTGTCGCATTATAAAAAGCATTCCGGCGCGTTAGCAGGTAAGAAGTAG
- the acpS gene encoding holo-ACP synthase gives MKPMLVYGVGIDMTEVSRVKRLYAKNPAFLKRFFTPEEAAYCLKGKNLYERIAARFSAKEAVIKALDRKDLSFKSISVSKAETGRPVVAIKGLKGVSVMLSISHTAHYACAAAIALKG, from the coding sequence ATGAAACCAATGCTCGTTTACGGCGTGGGGATAGATATGACCGAAGTTTCGCGCGTGAAGCGGCTATACGCTAAAAACCCGGCATTTCTTAAAAGATTTTTTACTCCTGAGGAAGCGGCTTATTGTCTTAAAGGTAAGAATCTTTACGAGCGCATAGCGGCGCGGTTTTCAGCCAAGGAAGCCGTTATAAAAGCTCTGGACAGAAAAGACCTTTCATTTAAATCCATCTCCGTTTCAAAGGCCGAAACGGGCCGTCCCGTGGTTGCAATCAAGGGGCTTAAAGGCGTCTCGGTGATGCTTTCTATCTCCCATACGGCGCATTACGCCTGTGCCGCGGCTATTGCGCTGAAAGGCTGA
- the glmS gene encoding glutamine--fructose-6-phosphate transaminase (isomerizing), which produces MCGIIGYIGDKKTSDILIDGLRRLEYRGYDSCGIAVVSGGGLYLKRVSGRVDALDALAAKDPVKGARAGIGHTRWATHGAPSEDNAHPHTDCSGSAVVVHNGIIENYLELKEVLLKAGHKFKSETDTEVIVHLLEEKLKSLNVAEKNARSEMLEPVFFEAVRRTVAELKGSFALSVAWTKCPGMLLAARQHSPLVAGLGLGENFIASDVSAFLKHTKRVVFLNDGEMAAVKKDGVTFFDFKGRKLDRDSVVIQWDSTMAEKGGYKHFMLKEIHEQSESVENTLRGRLLPLSGELLEREINLPAGLIKSFKRLQVIACGTAYHAGMIARYVFENFGIPTEVDFASEFSDRAKITDRDTLVIAISQSGETADTLYAAREAKASGAKVLAITNTVGSTLTREADFVLYTHCGPEIGVASTKAFLGQLAAVYLLGVHFAAARKKLTSAEARAYAEELLKLPRLIEKLLAGEKNIAALAEVFAASEHFLFIARHINFPIALEGALKIKEISYVHAEGYAAGEMKHGPIAIIYKDMPVLAVATASKSLSLMAGNLEEAKARGARIIAIVDEDSRKLIKAADYIQVPKTMELLSPMLNVIPLQLFAYYVALAKKCDIDKPRNLAKSVTVR; this is translated from the coding sequence ATGTGCGGAATAATCGGCTACATCGGCGATAAAAAAACCTCTGACATACTTATAGACGGTCTCAGGCGCCTTGAGTACCGCGGCTATGATTCCTGCGGCATAGCCGTGGTAAGCGGCGGCGGGCTTTATTTAAAGCGCGTCAGTGGCCGCGTTGACGCTTTGGACGCTCTGGCGGCCAAGGACCCGGTTAAAGGCGCCAGGGCCGGCATAGGCCACACCCGCTGGGCCACGCACGGCGCGCCGTCGGAGGACAATGCCCATCCTCACACCGATTGCTCCGGCTCCGCGGTGGTGGTGCACAACGGAATTATTGAGAATTACCTTGAGCTCAAGGAAGTCCTTTTAAAGGCGGGCCATAAATTTAAGTCCGAAACCGACACCGAAGTTATAGTCCATCTGCTTGAAGAAAAACTGAAAAGTCTGAATGTGGCGGAAAAAAACGCCCGTTCCGAAATGCTGGAGCCGGTCTTTTTCGAGGCTGTGCGCCGGACCGTTGCCGAGCTGAAAGGTTCCTTCGCCCTTTCAGTCGCCTGGACGAAGTGTCCCGGCATGCTGCTGGCCGCCCGCCAGCACAGCCCGCTGGTGGCGGGGCTCGGGCTCGGTGAAAATTTTATTGCCTCGGATGTTTCCGCTTTCCTGAAACACACCAAGCGCGTGGTGTTCCTGAACGACGGGGAAATGGCCGCGGTGAAAAAAGACGGCGTGACATTTTTTGATTTCAAGGGCAGGAAGCTTGACCGCGACTCCGTTGTCATACAGTGGGATTCCACCATGGCCGAAAAAGGCGGCTACAAGCATTTCATGCTGAAAGAAATCCACGAGCAGTCCGAATCCGTGGAAAATACCCTGCGGGGCCGCCTGCTGCCGCTTTCGGGCGAACTGCTTGAGCGCGAGATAAATCTGCCCGCCGGGCTGATAAAAAGTTTCAAGCGTCTGCAGGTTATCGCCTGCGGCACGGCTTATCACGCCGGGATGATCGCCAGGTACGTATTCGAGAATTTCGGCATCCCCACCGAGGTCGATTTTGCCTCTGAATTCTCGGACCGGGCCAAAATAACCGACCGTGACACGCTTGTAATAGCCATTTCACAGTCCGGCGAGACCGCCGACACGCTATACGCCGCGCGCGAAGCCAAAGCTTCAGGCGCGAAGGTTCTTGCCATTACGAACACTGTGGGCTCGACTCTTACCCGCGAAGCCGATTTCGTGCTTTACACCCACTGCGGGCCCGAGATAGGCGTGGCTTCCACCAAGGCCTTTCTGGGCCAGTTGGCCGCCGTTTATCTTCTGGGTGTGCATTTCGCGGCCGCGCGCAAAAAGCTTACCTCCGCCGAGGCCAGGGCCTACGCCGAAGAGCTGTTAAAACTGCCGCGCCTGATAGAAAAGCTGCTCGCCGGAGAAAAAAACATAGCGGCGCTTGCCGAGGTCTTTGCCGCGAGCGAGCATTTTTTGTTTATCGCGCGGCACATTAATTTCCCCATCGCGCTTGAGGGCGCACTTAAAATAAAAGAAATTTCCTATGTGCACGCCGAGGGCTACGCGGCCGGCGAAATGAAGCATGGCCCGATAGCCATTATTTACAAGGACATGCCGGTGCTTGCCGTGGCCACCGCCTCCAAGTCGCTCAGCCTTATGGCCGGCAACCTGGAAGAGGCCAAGGCGCGCGGCGCGCGGATTATAGCCATAGTTGACGAAGATTCGCGCAAACTTATAAAAGCTGCGGATTACATACAGGTGCCTAAAACCATGGAACTGCTCTCACCCATGCTGAATGTCATTCCCCTGCAGCTTTTCGCTTATTATGTGGCCCTGGCTAAAAAATGCGACATAGACAAGCCCCGGAACCTGGCCAAGAGCGTTACGGTGCGGTGA
- a CDS encoding GNAT family N-acetyltransferase, translating into MLIRRALKEDLPALAEIELEHPFYPAWGLKGLQGELSNRNAVILLAENEKKPAGFIDFWIVRPEVQLNAVVVSKAGLRRGAATGLLAKMYEYAKKNACFYIDLEVNAANLPAIKLYEKHGFSVVGRRPKFYNNSEDALLMRKALDSAPGEKND; encoded by the coding sequence ATGCTTATACGCCGAGCTTTAAAGGAAGATCTGCCCGCCCTGGCTGAAATAGAGCTTGAGCACCCGTTTTATCCGGCCTGGGGTTTAAAGGGGCTTCAAGGCGAACTCTCCAACCGCAATGCCGTAATTTTACTGGCCGAAAACGAGAAAAAACCCGCCGGCTTTATTGATTTCTGGATAGTGCGGCCGGAGGTGCAGCTTAACGCGGTGGTGGTTTCAAAAGCGGGTTTAAGGCGCGGCGCGGCGACAGGACTTCTGGCTAAAATGTATGAATACGCAAAAAAAAACGCCTGCTTTTATATTGACCTGGAAGTGAATGCCGCCAACCTGCCGGCCATAAAATTATACGAAAAGCACGGTTTTTCCGTGGTGGGCCGCAGGCCAAAGTTCTATAATAATTCTGAGGACGCGTTGTTGATGCGCAAAGCCCTTGACAGCGCGCCTGGAGAAAAAAATGATTAA